Below is a genomic region from Mycolicibacterium neworleansense.
GCCTGAGTTCTTTTCGGCCTGGCTCACTTCTGAATTTCGTAGCGGGGGTTGTAGATCGCCTTGGTGCCGTTTTCCAGCTTGCCGACCCGGCCGTGCACCCGCAGGGTGCAGCCCGACTCGATTCCGGGGATGCGACGCTGCCCCAGCCACACCAGCAACACCGTGTCGGTACCGTCGAACAGCTCGGCCTTGATGCCGCCGGAACACCCCTTGCCGTTACATTCGACGCTGCGCAGGGTGCCGACCATCGTCACTTCCTGGCCGCGCTGGGCGTCGATCGCCTTGAGCGCGCCGGTATTGGCGGCTTCGTCACTGAGCTCTTCTACGTCGAGTTGTTCGGGGTCTTCCGTCAGGCGTCGCGTAAGCCGGCGCAGATACCCTTCGGCCGTAGCCATGGCCTCTCCTGACCTTCTGCGGATCCACTGTGAATCCGCCCAACCAACGCCACGGTAGACCTCTTGTTCACCGAATGCCACGTGGGGTGCGGGTCGGCACGCCGAGGATTTGACGGGGCAGGCACGATCATGTGATGAGCGTCATTCTGCGCGATGTCCCAACCGTTCTGCTGCCAGGCACCGGGTCCGACGACAACTACGTCTACCGGGCATTTTCGGGTGCGCTGCACGCCGCCGAAGCTCTTGTCGTGACGCCGGCGCCGACTCCGGACCGGCTTGTCGAGGGTTACCTGCTGGCGCTCGACAACGCGGCCCGGTCGGGCCCGATCGCGGTCGGCGGAGTGTCCATCGGCGCCGTGGTGGCGGCCCGGTGGGCGTTGGACCACCCCGGACAGGCCGTGGCGGTCCTGGCCGCCCTGCCGCCCTGGACGGGTTCCTCCCAGCATGCCCCCGCCGCGTTGTTGGCCCGCCAGTCGGCGGAGCTGTTGCGCCGGGACGGACTGGCGGCCACGGTCGCGCAGATGCGTGCGTCCAGCCCGCCGTGGCTGGCCGACGAACTGGCCCGCTCCTGGGTGGGCCAGTGGCCCACCCTGCCCGAGGCGATGGACGAAGCGGCCGGCTATCGCGCGCCCGGCAGTGCCGAACTCGAACAGCTTCGGGTGCCCATGGGGATCGCGGTGGCCACCGACGATCCCGTGCATCCGGCCGAGGTCGGCTACGAATGGGTGGCCGCGGCACCGCAGGCGGCGCTGCGGTCGGTCACCCTCGAACAGATGGGGCTCGATACCGGTGTGCTGGGCGCCGCGTGTCTGGCCGCACTGCAGGAGGCGGTCAGCGACACCGTGGCCGGCTGAGGGGCGGGTTTCCTACCCGCCGGTGATGGTGCGCAGCTGCTGCATCGCCGAACCCTGCACGCTGCGGCGCGCCACCGGCTCGGCCGGCGGCTGATCCTGCGGGTGCGCCTGTGTCGTTGCGGCGAGCTGCTGGGCGGCCTGTTGCATCGCGGCCTGCTGAGCTGCGGCCCGCAGCTGGGCCGCCATCGGCTCGGGCAGCTGCACCGCTAGCGGAGTACGCACCGGCAGCGGCGTGTCACCGCGACGAATCACGCTGTCGGCCAAGGATGCCCGCGCCTCGTCGGCAAGAGCGTCGATCGTCTCGGGGGCCCCGTTGACCACACAGCGCACCATCCAGCGGTAGCCGTCGACGCCGATGAAGCGCACCACGCCGCCGTTGCCCGCGCCGACCACCTCGCGGCCCCACGGGCCGTCCTGGATGTTCACCGCGCTCGCGTCCTTGCGCAGCGATTCGGCGAGCTCGCCGGCCACCTCACGCCACAGGCCCGGGCTCTTGGGCGCGGCGTAGGCGGCGATGGTGAACCGCCCGTTGGGGGTCACCACCCACACCGCACTGGGCGCCCCGGCCTCGTTGAGCTCGACCTGGACCTGGCCGCCGTCGGGCATCGGGATCAGTACCGAGCCGAGGTCGAGCCGCCCCTGCGCCGCGACCGCGGGGTCGTCGAAGTCCTCGACGTCGAAGGGGCCGTCGTCCGAGCCCTCGTCGTAGTCGTCGGCCGCGTCCGCCTGGGTCGCTTGGTCGACAACCTTGTCGTCGTCGTTCTGACCGGCCGAATCGTCAGCCGGGTCATTGTGCTTGCGCTTTCCGAATGCCATCACAAACTCGCATGTCCGCCGGAGGAACCGTGGCCACCGTCGCCACGGGAGGTGTCAGCCAGGCCCGCCTCGTCGAACGACGTCACCTCGACCAACTCGGGCAGTTCTACCCGCTGAACCAACAGCTGGGCAATCCGGTCACCGCGGTGGATCACGATCGGCGTGTCGGGATCGAGGTTGATCAGTGAAACCTTGATCTCGCCGCGATAGCCGGCGTCTACGGTGCCCGGACTGTTGACGATCGAAAGACCCACGCGGGCAGCCAAACCCGAGCGCGGGTGGATCAGCCCCACCATTCCGTGCGGAATGGCCACGGCAACCCCGGTGGGCACGAGCTCTCGTTGCCCGGGGGCCAGCTCGACATCGCGCGCGCTGTAGAGGTCTACGCCCGCGTCCCCATCGTGCGCCCGGCTGGGCATCGGTAGTTCGCGGTCCAATCGGACGACCGCCAGAGAGGTGGACACGACGTCACAGATTACTCTGAGCCG
It encodes:
- the dut gene encoding dUTP diphosphatase — translated: MSTSLAVVRLDRELPMPSRAHDGDAGVDLYSARDVELAPGQRELVPTGVAVAIPHGMVGLIHPRSGLAARVGLSIVNSPGTVDAGYRGEIKVSLINLDPDTPIVIHRGDRIAQLLVQRVELPELVEVTSFDEAGLADTSRGDGGHGSSGGHASL
- a CDS encoding OB-fold nucleic acid binding domain-containing protein translates to MATAEGYLRRLTRRLTEDPEQLDVEELSDEAANTGALKAIDAQRGQEVTMVGTLRSVECNGKGCSGGIKAELFDGTDTVLLVWLGQRRIPGIESGCTLRVHGRVGKLENGTKAIYNPRYEIQK
- a CDS encoding DUF3710 domain-containing protein, encoding MAFGKRKHNDPADDSAGQNDDDKVVDQATQADAADDYDEGSDDGPFDVEDFDDPAVAAQGRLDLGSVLIPMPDGGQVQVELNEAGAPSAVWVVTPNGRFTIAAYAAPKSPGLWREVAGELAESLRKDASAVNIQDGPWGREVVGAGNGGVVRFIGVDGYRWMVRCVVNGAPETIDALADEARASLADSVIRRGDTPLPVRTPLAVQLPEPMAAQLRAAAQQAAMQQAAQQLAATTQAHPQDQPPAEPVARRSVQGSAMQQLRTITGG
- a CDS encoding alpha/beta fold hydrolase codes for the protein MSVILRDVPTVLLPGTGSDDNYVYRAFSGALHAAEALVVTPAPTPDRLVEGYLLALDNAARSGPIAVGGVSIGAVVAARWALDHPGQAVAVLAALPPWTGSSQHAPAALLARQSAELLRRDGLAATVAQMRASSPPWLADELARSWVGQWPTLPEAMDEAAGYRAPGSAELEQLRVPMGIAVATDDPVHPAEVGYEWVAAAPQAALRSVTLEQMGLDTGVLGAACLAALQEAVSDTVAG